The proteins below are encoded in one region of Streptomyces cyanogenus:
- a CDS encoding isochorismatase family cysteine hydrolase produces the protein MSKTALLVIDMINTYDHKDAERLLPSARTVVPVVAGLLRRARDRSVPVIYVNDNFGEWRSHHGELLDHALSGPYGCLVEPLRPDRDSLFVLKARHSVFFETPLEYLLRQQDIDRLVLTGQVTEQCVLYSALDAHIRHFDVTVPRDAVAHIHEDLARAALRMMEWNMGACVCTSRDLWR, from the coding sequence GTGAGCAAAACTGCACTGCTGGTCATCGACATGATCAACACCTACGACCACAAGGACGCCGAACGGCTGCTTCCCTCGGCCCGGACGGTCGTGCCGGTCGTCGCGGGCCTCCTGCGACGTGCGCGAGACCGCTCGGTACCGGTGATCTATGTGAACGACAACTTCGGTGAGTGGCGATCACACCACGGTGAGTTGCTGGACCACGCCCTGAGCGGACCGTACGGCTGCCTGGTGGAGCCTCTGCGGCCCGACAGGGATTCCCTCTTCGTGCTGAAGGCCCGCCACTCCGTCTTCTTCGAAACGCCCCTGGAGTACCTCCTGAGGCAACAGGACATCGACCGGCTCGTACTCACCGGGCAGGTGACCGAACAGTGCGTGCTCTACTCGGCTCTCGACGCGCACATCCGTCACTTCGACGTGACCGTCCCCAGGGATGCCGTAGCGCACATCCATGAGGACCTCGCCCGGGCCGCGCTGCGGATGATGGAGTGGAACATGGGCGCATGCGTGTGCACGAG
- a CDS encoding class II 3-deoxy-7-phosphoheptulonate synthase, producing MRARVEDALRRPAAQQPAWPDPGKTAETAAVLAGRPSLTTLAEVDRLSGRLAAVARGEAFLLQGGDCAETFAENTEAHIRANVRTLLQMAVVLTYAAGIPVVSVGRMAGQFAKPRSNSVDALGLPVFRGDNINSLTPDPAARVPDPARMLQAYAHSCGTLNLVRALTGSGMADLARVHDWNQDFVRTSPAGARYEALATEITHSLRFMAACGVDHGSLHGTEMFVSHEALLLDYEAAMLRVDDSGPEPRLYDASGHFLWIGERTRQPDGAHLAFAELLANPVGLKIGPSTTPELVTEYVERLDPQGVPGRLTLVSRMGHERIRDTLPGIVEKVTASGHRVVWQCDPMHGNTQEAPSGYKTRRFDHIVDEVRGFFEVHRALGTHPGGIHVELTGDDVTECLGGAQEISDAELTGRYETACDPRLNSWQSVELAFLVAEMLRA from the coding sequence ATGCGCGCCCGGGTGGAGGACGCGCTGCGCCGCCCGGCCGCCCAGCAGCCGGCCTGGCCCGACCCGGGAAAGACCGCGGAGACGGCCGCCGTGCTGGCCGGCCGGCCCTCCCTCACCACGCTCGCCGAGGTGGACCGGCTGAGCGGGCGCCTGGCCGCGGTGGCGCGCGGCGAGGCCTTCCTGCTGCAGGGTGGCGACTGCGCGGAGACCTTCGCCGAAAACACCGAGGCCCACATCCGGGCCAACGTCCGCACGCTGCTGCAGATGGCCGTCGTACTGACCTACGCCGCCGGAATCCCGGTGGTCAGCGTCGGCCGGATGGCGGGCCAGTTCGCCAAGCCGCGGTCGAACTCCGTGGACGCGTTGGGTCTGCCCGTCTTCCGCGGTGACAACATCAACTCGCTCACCCCCGACCCGGCCGCCCGTGTGCCCGACCCGGCCCGGATGCTCCAGGCGTACGCCCACTCCTGCGGCACACTCAACCTGGTGCGCGCGCTGACCGGTTCCGGCATGGCCGACCTCGCACGGGTGCACGACTGGAACCAGGACTTCGTGCGGACCTCGCCGGCCGGGGCGCGCTACGAGGCGCTGGCCACCGAGATCACCCACAGCCTGCGTTTCATGGCCGCGTGCGGCGTGGACCACGGCTCCCTGCACGGCACCGAGATGTTCGTCAGTCACGAGGCGCTGCTGCTCGACTACGAGGCCGCGATGCTGCGCGTGGACGACTCCGGCCCCGAACCCCGGCTGTACGACGCGTCCGGCCACTTCCTGTGGATCGGCGAGCGAACCCGGCAACCGGACGGCGCGCACCTCGCCTTCGCGGAGCTCCTGGCCAACCCGGTCGGACTGAAGATCGGCCCGTCCACCACGCCGGAGCTGGTCACGGAGTACGTCGAACGGCTGGACCCGCAGGGCGTCCCCGGCCGGCTGACCCTGGTCAGCCGTATGGGCCATGAGCGGATCCGGGACACGCTCCCCGGCATAGTGGAGAAGGTGACGGCGTCCGGCCACCGGGTGGTCTGGCAGTGCGACCCCATGCACGGCAACACCCAGGAAGCGCCGAGCGGTTACAAGACCCGCCGGTTCGACCACATCGTCGACGAGGTGCGGGGCTTCTTCGAGGTGCACCGGGCGCTGGGCACCCACCCCGGCGGTATCCACGTAGAGCTGACCGGCGATGACGTGACCGAGTGCCTGGGCGGTGCGCAGGAGATCTCGGACGCGGAGCTGACCGGCCGCTACGAGACGGCCTGCGATCCCCGGCTGAACAGCTGGCAGTCGGTGGAACTGGCCTTCCTCGTCGCGGAGATGCTGCGCGCCTGA
- a CDS encoding helix-turn-helix transcriptional regulator: MEIIERTEQISYLSELLGGSEDHRGQVALIEGPPGTGKSELLRAFAGRAGSAVATLGAVCSPAEQALPFGVLSQLLQGAALSPETQSEMSGPLAAGMAVSSAGPALEDTDPDLAQAFHRICLALLRAASRKPLLISIDDAQYMDDRSRRCLLYLARRLAGARVLLLLTEGGAHLSLAHRLFRGELERLLPFHRLSLAPLSPEGVALMLRRHLGENTSQRLAAEAHRVSGGNPLLLQAVVEDFRQSGGVRAQGYGAAFVDHLHRGDPVLLHAARGLAVLGESARAEEVAGLMHLDTESVTGALRSMTAAGLLADGRFRHSAARLAVLGTLPPGECRELHRGAARMLHERDAPIDRIAHHLVAGDRAAEPWEVDLLLEAAAHLRLDGDLRAAVQCLRLADAAPGLTDRQQLAVRAELTRTEWRLNPSSAARHLGHLTSAARTGRLERQDLPTLVRLLLWHGRESEAAAVLDRIRGAVREDDGGTAREPHDTDTWLAVTYPAHVRGRQLTTVSARQRDSLVTPGADPGLRVIAELGDRLIRGRYSESATHAEQALRDLRLNRRTSWSEETALLALSTLLYADRPDAVLAWCASSPSVAATGQSAVWQAVLAAAHAEAAIRLGDLPEGVDQARTALTRLTPKAWGVAVGLPLGSLVLGATRTGDYDTAAKYLALPVPDALFQSRYGLHYLHARGHHYLATGHAHAALADFLSCGELMRDWGLDLAGLVPWRTSAAEAWLRLDNKDRARRTVQDQLARSATDSPRTRGQCLRLLAAMSPVGQRPQLLAEALDLFEDCRDRYEQAWVLGDLSRAHQALAQRSRARMVLRRARHLAALCAAEPLSQRLVSVPGESPTPGPAPETPDAAPLLTDSEHRVASLAVMGYTNREIADRLYVTPSTVEQHLTRVFRKLGIKRRSDLPADLTFQLAEQRRGRGVPSAVDPTGATA; this comes from the coding sequence ATGGAGATAATCGAGCGGACGGAACAGATCAGTTATCTGAGCGAATTGCTCGGGGGCAGTGAAGACCATAGGGGCCAGGTCGCTTTGATCGAGGGGCCGCCCGGCACCGGGAAAAGCGAATTGCTGCGCGCTTTCGCGGGACGGGCCGGGTCGGCGGTGGCGACCCTGGGAGCTGTGTGTTCACCGGCGGAGCAGGCGCTTCCGTTCGGTGTGCTGAGCCAGTTGCTGCAGGGCGCGGCACTGTCACCCGAAACGCAGTCCGAGATGTCCGGACCGCTCGCCGCCGGAATGGCGGTTTCGAGCGCCGGACCCGCACTGGAGGACACCGATCCGGACCTTGCACAGGCTTTTCACAGGATTTGCCTGGCACTGCTCCGGGCGGCCTCGCGGAAACCGCTGCTGATCAGCATCGACGACGCCCAGTACATGGACGACCGGTCCCGGCGCTGCCTGCTCTACCTCGCCCGGCGGCTGGCGGGCGCCCGCGTCCTGCTCCTGCTCACCGAGGGCGGCGCCCACCTCTCGCTCGCCCACCGTCTGTTCCGCGGTGAGCTGGAGCGGTTGCTGCCCTTCCACCGGCTGAGCCTCGCACCGCTGTCCCCCGAAGGGGTCGCCCTGATGCTGCGCCGGCACCTCGGTGAGAACACCTCCCAGCGGCTGGCCGCCGAGGCCCACCGGGTCAGCGGCGGCAACCCGCTGCTGCTCCAGGCCGTCGTGGAGGACTTCCGGCAGTCGGGCGGCGTGCGCGCACAGGGCTACGGCGCCGCGTTCGTCGACCACCTCCACCGCGGCGACCCGGTGCTGCTTCACGCGGCTCGCGGGCTCGCCGTGCTCGGCGAGTCCGCCAGGGCCGAGGAGGTGGCCGGGCTCATGCACCTGGACACCGAGAGCGTGACCGGTGCTCTGCGGTCGATGACCGCCGCCGGACTGCTCGCCGACGGCCGCTTCCGCCACTCGGCGGCCCGGCTGGCGGTGCTCGGTACGCTGCCGCCCGGCGAATGCCGGGAGCTGCACCGCGGTGCTGCCCGGATGCTGCACGAGAGGGACGCGCCCATCGACCGGATCGCCCACCACCTCGTCGCGGGGGACCGGGCCGCGGAGCCCTGGGAGGTGGACCTGCTGCTGGAAGCCGCCGCACACCTGCGGCTCGACGGCGACCTGCGGGCCGCCGTCCAGTGCCTACGACTCGCCGACGCCGCGCCCGGTCTCACCGACCGGCAGCAGCTCGCGGTCCGCGCCGAACTCACCCGCACGGAATGGCGGCTCAACCCCTCCTCCGCGGCCCGCCACCTCGGACACCTGACCAGCGCGGCCCGGACCGGCCGGCTGGAGCGGCAGGACCTGCCCACCCTCGTGCGCCTCCTGCTCTGGCACGGACGGGAATCCGAAGCCGCAGCCGTGCTGGACCGGATACGCGGGGCGGTCCGCGAGGACGACGGCGGCACCGCCCGCGAGCCGCACGACACCGACACGTGGCTGGCCGTCACCTACCCGGCTCACGTCCGGGGCAGGCAGTTGACGACGGTCTCCGCACGGCAGCGCGACAGCCTCGTGACCCCGGGCGCCGACCCCGGGCTGAGGGTGATCGCCGAGCTGGGCGACCGCCTGATCCGCGGCCGGTACAGCGAGTCGGCCACGCACGCCGAACAAGCGCTGCGCGATCTGCGGCTCAACCGGCGCACCTCCTGGTCGGAGGAGACCGCGCTGCTCGCGCTGTCCACCCTGCTCTACGCCGACCGGCCGGACGCAGTGCTCGCCTGGTGCGCCAGTTCCCCCTCCGTGGCCGCAACCGGCCAGAGCGCGGTGTGGCAGGCCGTCCTGGCCGCCGCTCACGCCGAGGCCGCGATACGGCTCGGCGATCTGCCCGAGGGCGTCGACCAGGCGCGCACCGCACTGACCCGGCTGACCCCGAAGGCATGGGGCGTGGCGGTCGGGCTTCCGCTGGGCAGCCTGGTCCTGGGCGCCACCCGCACCGGCGACTACGACACGGCGGCGAAGTACCTGGCATTACCCGTGCCCGACGCCCTCTTCCAGAGCCGCTACGGGCTGCACTACCTGCACGCCCGCGGCCACCACTACCTCGCCACCGGCCATGCCCACGCCGCACTCGCGGACTTCCTCTCCTGCGGCGAACTCATGCGTGACTGGGGCCTCGACCTGGCCGGTCTCGTGCCGTGGCGGACCAGCGCCGCCGAAGCCTGGCTGCGGCTGGACAACAAGGACCGTGCCCGGCGCACCGTTCAGGACCAGCTCGCCCGCTCGGCCACCGACAGCCCGCGCACCCGCGGTCAGTGCCTGCGGCTGCTCGCCGCAATGAGCCCGGTCGGGCAGCGGCCCCAGCTGCTCGCGGAGGCGCTCGACCTCTTCGAGGACTGCCGCGACCGCTACGAGCAGGCCTGGGTGCTCGGCGACCTCAGCCGCGCCCACCAGGCGCTGGCGCAGCGCTCGCGGGCGCGGATGGTGCTGCGTCGGGCCAGGCACCTGGCCGCACTCTGCGCGGCGGAGCCGCTCTCCCAGCGGCTCGTCTCCGTCCCCGGCGAGTCACCCACACCCGGACCTGCCCCGGAGACTCCGGATGCGGCACCGTTGCTCACCGACTCCGAGCACCGCGTGGCCTCGCTCGCGGTCATGGGCTACACCAACCGGGAGATCGCCGACCGGCTGTACGTCACCCCGAGCACCGTCGAGCAGCACCTCACCCGGGTGTTCCGCAAGCTCGGCATCAAGCGCCGCAGCGACCTGCCGGCCGACCTGACGTTCCAGCTGGCCGAGCAACGACGGGGACGCGGCGTACCGAGCGCCGTCGACCCCACAGGCGCAACCGCCTGA